The genomic interval ATTTCCTCTACACGGACGAAGAGTTCCGCCAGATGCTCGAGGAGGTCCGCTTCGCCCGTGAATGCGGTGCGGACTGCGTCGTCGCGGGACTGCTGACCCCGGACGGACGGGTGGACGAGGAGCGCACGGCCCGTCTGGTCGCGGAGGCCGGCGGAATGGAGGTGACCTTCCACCGCGCCTTCGACATGACGCGCGACTGCACCGAGGCGCTCGAGGCGCTCGTCCGGGCCGGATGCCGCCGGGTGCTCACATCGGGCGGCCGCAACACGGCTCCGGAGGGGCTGGAGACGATCCGCACGCTGGTCGCAGCGGCCGCAGGGCGGATCGAGGTGATGGCCGGCAGCGGCGTAAGGCCCGCGAACGTCCTGAAGATCGCCGCCGCGGGAGTCGATGCCGTACACTTCAGCGCACGGCGCACGGTCGAAAGCCGGATGCGCTTCCGCAACGGCGCGGTCTCGATGGGAGGCATCGCCGGAATCCCCGAATACGCCTCGGTCGGAACCGACGAGGAAACGATACGCGAAATCCTGCGGCGACTCGCCTGAAAAAACGACACGATACCATGAAAAAACTGCTTCTGACGATGCTCTGCATCGCCGGCATCGCTTGCAGCGATGCCGGAATCCCGGACGACGAACAGCGGCGGCTCGACGCCGCGCTGGCCACGACGCCCCGCGCCGATTCGCTCCGGCAGCTTCTCGCTTCGACTCCCCGCGGCGAACGCGCCGCGATGGCCTGGCTCATCGCCCGGATGCCTTGCGGCGACCGCGACACGATGCGTCTCGACCTGCTGCGCGAGAACGTCGCATACGCCTGCCGCGCCCGGGAGGAGTTCCCGTGGACGAAGGCGCTGCCCGACTCGGTCTTCCGGAACGAGGTGCTGCCTTACGCCGTGGTGGACGAGGTGCGCGACGGCTGGCGGCGCGATCTCTACGAACGCTTCGCGCCCCGCGTGGCCGGCTGCCGCGACCTGCGCGCCGCACTCGACACGGTGAACCGCATCCTGCCCGGAGTCGTGGGCGTGGAGTACAACACGCTGCGCGAGAAGACCAACCAAAGCCCCGCGGAGTCGATGCGTCAGGGCATGGCCTCCTGCACGGGACTTTCGGTGCTGCTCGTCGATGCGCTCCGCGCCGTGGGCATCCCGGCCCGTTTCGCCGGCACGGCGGCCTGGCACGACGACCGCGGCAACCACAGTTGGACGGAGGTGTGGATCGACGGCGAGTGGCACTTCACGGAGTTCTACCAGCCCGCGGCGCTCGACCGCGCCTGGTTCCTCGCCGACGCGGGACAGGCCACGCCGGGCGACCGGCAGCATGCCGTCTATGCCGTATCGTTCGCCCCGACGGGCGACTGGTTCCCGATGGTGTGGAACGAAACCTCGCGCGAGGTCCACGCCACGGACGTCACGCAACGCTACCGCGACGCCTACGCCTCCTTCGCCGGCAAGGCGGCCGAAGAGGGCACGCATACGACCGTCACGTTCCGCATGTTCCGCGACCCGCGCCACGCCGCCGCTTCGGGCGACCGCGTGGCGGCCAACGTCGATGTCTTCTGCGGTACGGAGCAGATGGGCGGCGGACGCACGGCCGGACCGTTGCAGGACATGAACGACGCCCTGCGGTTCCTGCTGAAGAAGAACCGCACCTACACGTTCCGCTATGCGAACGCACGCGGCGAGACGACGGAGGTCACGGCCGCGGTGGCCGACGACCCCGTGACCGTGACGGGCTACATGGAGTGATTCCGGAACGGACGGAACACGCACGACGGACACCTCTCCGGAGGTGTCCGTCGTTTCGACCGGCCCGTCCGCCCGCACCGGCCATCCGGAGGCCGAAGAACCGCCGCACATTCACAAAGCGAGGTGGAGAATCGGATGCGGCCGTCCCGACGCATCGAGCGGATCGCGCGACACGACGCGGAATCCGAGCCGCGCATAGAAGCCCGCGGCCTGCGTATTCTCCTCATTGACATCGACACGCCGCACGCCGCAGCGGGCGACGGCATGTTCCACGAGACACCGCCCCAGCCCCCGGCCCCGCAGGTCGGACGCGACGAAAAGCATCTCGAGCATCCCGTCCGCAACGCCCGCGAAGGCGGCGAAACCGCCGCCGGGACGGCGGACGACCCAGAGCCGCACCGCAGACAACGCCCCGCCCCGCACCAGCGAGCGGTAGAAACAGATCTCGTCCGGAGCGAGAAAGTCGTGCGTGGCGCGCACCGACGTCTCCCAAAGGTCGGTCAGCGCATCCAGGTCGGCGGCAGAGGGATTCGGCAAAAATTCGACGTCGTACATCGGTACAAGAGTGTTTGGTTGTATGGGGCAAAGATACGCAAAATCGCGACTTCCGCAACAGGTCAGTGCGCCGCACCGATTCCGGCCAGCGCAGCGACCGTGCAGAAAAGCACCCAATGGCACAGCCTCCGCCAATACCGGGCCGAAGCCCGTTCGCACCGCAGCGCCGCGGGCCATGCCACGCTCCAGCCGCCGTAAACGGCCGTCAGAAAGAGTTCCAGCGGCAGCGAGCGCGGAAGCGCCCCGAACCCCAGCGACAGAAATGCCGCCGCCCCCAGCACGAGGTCCGTCGTAACGAGCTGAAAACCGCAGCGGCCCAGGAGCCATGCGCCGTAAGCCCCGCCGCCGGATTCCCGGCAAGGCCGGGCCTGCGCGTAGAAGCGGCTGCCCGAAACCGTATGGACGAACGAAGCCGCGGCCAGAAGCGTCCCCGCAGCCACAAACCAGCCATTCATACCTATCGCATGTTGAGATAAATCCGATCGGGAAGCCGCCGCAGAATCCATGCGACGAGCCGCCAGCGGCGCGTGACGACCGCCACGGCCTTCCGGCGGCGGATCGCCCGCAGAATCTGCTCGACGACCCGTTCGACGGGCATCACCCAGAAAAGGCCTTCGCCCCGGGCCATCGCCGTCGCCGTGAGACCGGGCCGGACGTCGGTGACGCGGACCGGAATCCGCAACCGGGCGAAACGCTGCCGAAGCCCCTCGGCATAGTTGATCTGGTAGGCTTTCGAAGCGCTGTAAGCCGGGGCGGCGCCGCTGCCGCGCAGCCCTCCGACCGACGTGACGCAGACCAGATGTCCGGCACCCTGCCGCTCGAAGAATCCGCAGGCCCAATCGACCGACGCGGTCCATCCTGCGACGTTCGTGCGGATCGCAGGCTCCTCGAGCGCATAGGCCAGTGCAGGATTCAGCTCCCCCGTACCGGCGCAGACGATGCACAGATCCATGCCGCCCAGCTCCGCGGCGAGGCGCTCCAGCGCGGCTACCGCCTCCGCCGTGCGCGTCAGATCGGCCGCCGCACGGCGGAATGCCGCGGGATTCCCCGCTGCGATCTCATCCAACAGATTCTCCCGGCGGCCGACCAGACCCACCGTATATCCCGCGGACGCCAGCCGCTCCGCGAGGCCGCGCCCGATTCCCGAGGTCGCGCCGATCACAATAGCCCGTTTCATCGCCGCAAAGATAGCTCCGCACGCCGGCATGCGGCTTGATCCGAATCAAGAAATCATCGGATCCGGCGCCGGATACGGCTCAGCGTCTCGGGCCGCACGCCCAGAAAGGAGGCCAGTTCCTGCAACGGCACGAGGTCCAACAGTCCGGGGCAGCGCGCGAGCAGCGCCTCGTAACGCTCCTGCGGCGTCGCGGCATAACGCTGGAGCAGGCGTTCGTAAACCTCGAGGAGCAGGCGCTCGGCCACACGGCGGCCCAGCCGCTCGCAGGCGGCATCGGTGCGGTAGAAGGCCTCGAGCCGGTCGTTCCCGACCGCCAGCACACGGCTGTCGCACATCGCCTCGATCCGGACGAGGGCCGGAGCGGCGTTGCGCATCGAAATATAATCCCCGACGAACTCTCCGGCGAAGGCGAAGCCGACGACGTGCCGGTCCCCCTCGGCCGTCTCGTGAAGATAGCGGAAAGCCCCCTCCTCGACCAGTCCGCAACGACGATTCCGCTCCCCCTGCACGGCGAAGGCATCGCCCGCACGGACGCAGAGCCGACACCCCTCCCGGCGGAAGAACCCGGCCAGCGGGCCGAATTCCCCGGCCGCTATGTGACGGTTGAAAAGCATCTCCGCGACTATTCGTTCCGCCGGATGTCGCGCGGAAGGTAAAACGAACAGAGGTCCGAAACCACGCCCCGATGGTCCTGCACGGCGCGGTGGATCACCCCCTCGAAACGGAACCCGAGCCGTTCGAGCACCCGCCGCGACCGCTCGTTATGCGGATAGCAGGTCGCCGTGACCATCTCCAGCCCGAGTTGCGAGAATCCGTAGCCGACGACCGCCCGCGCCGCCTCGGTCATCAGCCCCCGGCCCCAGCACGCCTCGTCGAGCCAATAACCGAGCATCGCCACGCCGGGGCATTCGCGCTTCGGGTCGGGCAGCAACCCGACCGCCCCGACGAGCCGCCCCGTCCCGCCGTCCGTCACGGCCCACGTCGTCGGCCGGCGGAGGAAGACCTCCTCCAGCACCCGGCGCGACTCCCCGGGGGAAGAGTGCGGCTTCCAGCCCGCATTGTCCCCCAGAAGCGGATTCCGGCAGCAGGCGTACAGCGCCCCGGCGTCGCTCTCGGCGAAGGCGCGCAACAGCAACCTCCGCGTGCACAGGGCGGGAGCCTCCCGCCGCACTTCATCCTGACCCGTCTCCATCATGACACAAATTATAAAGGAAAAGACCGACTCGGAAAACAAAAAACGGCCTGCATTTCTGCAAGCCGTTGATTTTCAAGTGGTACCACCAGGAATCGAACCGGGGACACAAGGATTTTCAGTCCTTTGCTCTACCAACTGAGCTATGGCACCATCCCGATCTCACGGAGTGATCCGTATTATCGTGGTGCAAAGGTAAGCAAAAATTCCGAATCTGCAAGGCCTCCGAAAAAAATTATGCGTTTTTTTCTCCGGCGGATCCGGAAACAAAAAAGGACGGCCCCCACGGGAGCCGTCCGGAAAGCGCACCGGAGACGACGCTACTCGAGAGAAGCCGAACCGTCGTTCAGCACGAAGGTCTCGACGCAGGTTTCGCCGAACCAACGGCCGTCCTCCAGAAGGTAAACCAGCGGGAAGGTGAACGTCCTATCGCCGTCCCACGTACAGACGTCCGTTCCGACGCCGGTAGAAGGAAGATCCGAAACGAGCACCTTGGTTCCGTCGGAATAGTCCTCTCCGACATACTGCGACGTGAGCGAAATCGTCTTGTCGGCGTTGATCGTAAAGAGGATGTTCACGCCGCCGCCCCAATTCGTGAGGCGGAACACGTTGGTTCCCTCGGCCCGTTCGAGCATGACGGTATCGTCCTCGCCTTCCCACCAGAACGTGTAGGTATATACGCCGCCCTGGAGCATCGGCTTGCCGTCGGGGCCCACCACATAGTCCGCATCGGTCAGATCGGTCGAGAGCAGTTTCGAGAAATCCTTCAGCACGTAGCACGGAACCCAGTTGAGCGTCAGGGAGGCGGAGAGCGTGACCGAAGCGTACTTGGAGCCGATCGACGCCGAACTCTCATTTTCCGTCCCGGCGTTATTCACGGAAATCGAGACGGCGTAGGTCACGCCCTTGTCAAACTTCTCCACGTCGAGGACCGAAACCGGAACGATCACCCGATAGTCGCCGTCGGCGAAGGTCACACTCTCGGGAATCCGGAAGAACTTCGCGGCCGCCTCGTCCATCTCGGCCGTAAGACCCACCGTCAGCTCGCCCGCGGCGTCCTGCCGGAAAAGGTCGAGATTGATGGTCTGCGTACCGGTCGCCGAGGCTTCGAAGTTCTCGGAGACGGCGTTCTTGACAAAGTAGGCGGTGCCGGCATCCTCTCCCGAGGTGTCGAACTTCGCAACGATCTGGTCCTGATCGCAGCCGACCGTGGCGAACAACATGCCCAACGCGAAAAGCGATTCGATTATCTTTTTCATATTCAATTCCAATTTTTACAAGTTAGTCCGTTTCACCCTAATCGGCCGTATCGCCGATCGGATTCTGCACGATGTTGGGGTTACCGTCCAGCTCCTTCTGCGGCAACAGCAGGATCCAGGCGAACGAGCCGGGCGATTGCGTGTCGTGATCCGCAATGAGCGAAGCGGGATCGAATTGGGGATTGTCCGCGCTCTCGACGGCCACCCGCTTGAAGCCCTGGCCCAGACGCTTGATATCGAAGATGCGGCCGTATTCACCCCAAAGTTCCAGACGACGCTGGATGAGGATCTCCTCCAGCAGCGAACCGGTCATCGAAGCGCCGTCGCTGCCCGGAGTCAGCCCGTTGATCGCATTGCCGGATTTCTCCGCGCCGGTATAGGACGCATCGCGTTTGGCCATGAGCTTCTGGAGATAGATGCGGGCCTGCGGGTCGTTGCCCTCCTGGCAATAGGCCTCGGCAGCGGTCAGCAGCATCTCCTCGGCACGCATGTAGATATAGTCGCCGAGCCACGAATCGCCCTTGAACTTGAACTTCACCTGGCAATAGCGGATCGCTTCGCCCGAGTCCGCGAAGTCGGCGTTGTCGAAGGTTCCCAGCCACCAGGCGCGGCGGGCGTCGGTCGCATTCATGCGGTTCCAAAGCCACGAAGTGCAGCAGCGGCGGGCCGTCTTGGCATAGCCGTCGTGTCCGGCGTCCATCTGGGCCTGGAACGAAAGATACATGCCGTAATTGTCCGTCGTCTTTACCTCGCCCCACATGACACTCGGCAGGGCCGTGATGTCGTTCATGCCGCCCGTGATCTGCGAAGCGTCGAGCGCCTCGCTGCCGGCATACCCCTTCAGGGCTTCTTCGGCGGCCTTGTAGGCATCCGACCACTTGTGCATCGTCAGCGCGACGCGGGCCTTGATACCGTTGGCCACGTAGTAGTCGATTTCGGTCTTCGAGCTGCGGGCGATTCCGGCTGCGGCAGCCTCTTCGAGCAGGCCGACTCCGGTCGTCAGATCGGGATAGATGACCTCCTCGTAAACCTGTTTGTTCGTCGAACGGGCCGCACCCTTCGTCTCGGAGGTCGTAGGCTCCAGATAGAGGGGTACGCAGAGGTCATCGGGATAATAGTAGTATGCGCGGGCATACACCTGGGCCAGCATGTGGTAGCAGAAGGCCCGCAGCACGTAGGCCTGTCCGAGGATGTTCTTACCCTCGGCGGAGGTCTCCAGAAGTTCGGCCGAACCGATCAGGTTGTTGCACGAATTGATGGTCGTATAGTAGCAGTTCCACGTCGTGGAGCATTGCAGACGCGGATCGTCGAACCAGCTTTTCACGTTGTAGGAGTAGGTCTGCCACATCCAGCCGCTTCCCGAGCCGGACAGCACGTAGTCCTCGGCCAGAGCGTCACCGGTCAGGTAGGTCTCCGTAAGTCCGAACCCGATACCCGAATTGTAGTTGCCCTGCCAGCCGCCCTGTCCCAGTCCGGCCAGCGCACCGGTCAGTGCGGACCGGGCGTTCTCGACGCTGCCGTAAACGACATCGGAGGGAACCTTATCGCCGGGGAAGGTTTCGAGCGCATCTTTCGAGCAGGAGAGCGCGAACGATGCGACGATGCTCAATAAAAGTATTTTTTTCATAGTCTTTGTCTCCGGTTTTAATTAGAATTTAATGTCCAGGCCCGCCACGAAGCTGCGCGAAGGCGTGTAAACGAATCCGGTCGAACCGGTCAGCGTATAGGTCGGATTCATGCCCTTCAGGTGGGTGAAGAGCGCCAGAT from Alistipes dispar carries:
- a CDS encoding copper homeostasis protein CutC, giving the protein METELCAFSPEACRTAARAGVTRAELCASPYEGGTTPSAAAIRLARRVPNLRLSVMIRPRGGDFLYTDEEFRQMLEEVRFARECGADCVVAGLLTPDGRVDEERTARLVAEAGGMEVTFHRAFDMTRDCTEALEALVRAGCRRVLTSGGRNTAPEGLETIRTLVAAAAGRIEVMAGSGVRPANVLKIAAAGVDAVHFSARRTVESRMRFRNGAVSMGGIAGIPEYASVGTDEETIREILRRLA
- a CDS encoding transglutaminase-like domain-containing protein, with protein sequence MKKLLLTMLCIAGIACSDAGIPDDEQRRLDAALATTPRADSLRQLLASTPRGERAAMAWLIARMPCGDRDTMRLDLLRENVAYACRAREEFPWTKALPDSVFRNEVLPYAVVDEVRDGWRRDLYERFAPRVAGCRDLRAALDTVNRILPGVVGVEYNTLREKTNQSPAESMRQGMASCTGLSVLLVDALRAVGIPARFAGTAAWHDDRGNHSWTEVWIDGEWHFTEFYQPAALDRAWFLADAGQATPGDRQHAVYAVSFAPTGDWFPMVWNETSREVHATDVTQRYRDAYASFAGKAAEEGTHTTVTFRMFRDPRHAAASGDRVAANVDVFCGTEQMGGGRTAGPLQDMNDALRFLLKKNRTYTFRYANARGETTEVTAAVADDPVTVTGYME
- a CDS encoding GNAT family N-acetyltransferase, which gives rise to MYDVEFLPNPSAADLDALTDLWETSVRATHDFLAPDEICFYRSLVRGGALSAVRLWVVRRPGGGFAAFAGVADGMLEMLFVASDLRGRGLGRCLVEHAVARCGVRRVDVNEENTQAAGFYARLGFRVVSRDPLDASGRPHPILHLAL
- a CDS encoding SDR family NAD(P)-dependent oxidoreductase; the protein is MKRAIVIGATSGIGRGLAERLASAGYTVGLVGRRENLLDEIAAGNPAAFRRAAADLTRTAEAVAALERLAAELGGMDLCIVCAGTGELNPALAYALEEPAIRTNVAGWTASVDWACGFFERQGAGHLVCVTSVGGLRGSGAAPAYSASKAYQINYAEGLRQRFARLRIPVRVTDVRPGLTATAMARGEGLFWVMPVERVVEQILRAIRRRKAVAVVTRRWRLVAWILRRLPDRIYLNMR
- a CDS encoding Crp/Fnr family transcriptional regulator, whose protein sequence is MLFNRHIAAGEFGPLAGFFRREGCRLCVRAGDAFAVQGERNRRCGLVEEGAFRYLHETAEGDRHVVGFAFAGEFVGDYISMRNAAPALVRIEAMCDSRVLAVGNDRLEAFYRTDAACERLGRRVAERLLLEVYERLLQRYAATPQERYEALLARCPGLLDLVPLQELASFLGVRPETLSRIRRRIR
- a CDS encoding GNAT family N-acetyltransferase, whose translation is MMETGQDEVRREAPALCTRRLLLRAFAESDAGALYACCRNPLLGDNAGWKPHSSPGESRRVLEEVFLRRPTTWAVTDGGTGRLVGAVGLLPDPKRECPGVAMLGYWLDEACWGRGLMTEAARAVVGYGFSQLGLEMVTATCYPHNERSRRVLERLGFRFEGVIHRAVQDHRGVVSDLCSFYLPRDIRRNE
- a CDS encoding RagB/SusD family nutrient uptake outer membrane protein, which codes for MKKILLLSIVASFALSCSKDALETFPGDKVPSDVVYGSVENARSALTGALAGLGQGGWQGNYNSGIGFGLTETYLTGDALAEDYVLSGSGSGWMWQTYSYNVKSWFDDPRLQCSTTWNCYYTTINSCNNLIGSAELLETSAEGKNILGQAYVLRAFCYHMLAQVYARAYYYYPDDLCVPLYLEPTTSETKGAARSTNKQVYEEVIYPDLTTGVGLLEEAAAAGIARSSKTEIDYYVANGIKARVALTMHKWSDAYKAAEEALKGYAGSEALDASQITGGMNDITALPSVMWGEVKTTDNYGMYLSFQAQMDAGHDGYAKTARRCCTSWLWNRMNATDARRAWWLGTFDNADFADSGEAIRYCQVKFKFKGDSWLGDYIYMRAEEMLLTAAEAYCQEGNDPQARIYLQKLMAKRDASYTGAEKSGNAINGLTPGSDGASMTGSLLEEILIQRRLELWGEYGRIFDIKRLGQGFKRVAVESADNPQFDPASLIADHDTQSPGSFAWILLLPQKELDGNPNIVQNPIGDTAD